The following proteins come from a genomic window of Sinorhizobium fredii NGR234:
- a CDS encoding sugar phosphate isomerase/epimerase family protein: MTIKLAMHTWPYASNPTWLPAYTLEETIKRVKKIGYDAIEIGAASPHVFPPTLSAQRRKDLGKMLKDYELELAAMLPAHGGGPGNNVASPIPEERRWAIDHYKDMVQLTADWGGKRLICLPGWYIFGTTYRQAWDWAAQAIREIARFAQDFGVEIVIEPTPEDSNIVNTCDNTIDMMKDVGEPNVRLMFDSHHVITEKEVMSDYVYAMGKDLVHIHASDNNRLPPGMGRGDFPALIDALKETGFDGYLSMECGFHQRGIEPDWVARVSLEYLKPLVDAANAAAPR; this comes from the coding sequence ATGACGATCAAGCTCGCAATGCACACCTGGCCATACGCAAGCAACCCGACATGGTTGCCGGCCTATACGCTTGAGGAAACGATCAAGCGGGTCAAGAAGATCGGGTACGACGCGATCGAAATCGGTGCGGCCAGCCCGCATGTCTTCCCGCCGACGCTGAGCGCGCAAAGGCGCAAGGATCTCGGCAAGATGCTCAAGGATTATGAACTGGAGCTGGCAGCGATGCTGCCGGCCCATGGCGGCGGGCCCGGCAACAATGTCGCCTCGCCGATCCCCGAGGAGCGTCGTTGGGCGATCGATCATTACAAAGACATGGTCCAGCTCACCGCGGACTGGGGCGGTAAGCGGCTGATCTGTCTGCCGGGCTGGTACATCTTCGGTACGACGTATCGGCAGGCTTGGGACTGGGCGGCACAGGCTATTCGGGAAATCGCCCGCTTCGCGCAGGACTTCGGCGTCGAAATCGTCATCGAGCCTACGCCCGAAGACAGCAACATCGTCAACACCTGCGACAACACCATCGACATGATGAAGGACGTCGGTGAGCCGAACGTCCGGCTGATGTTCGATAGCCACCACGTCATCACGGAAAAAGAAGTGATGAGCGACTACGTGTACGCGATGGGGAAAGACTTGGTCCATATCCACGCTTCGGACAACAACCGACTGCCACCAGGCATGGGCAGGGGCGATTTCCCGGCGCTCATCGACGCGCTGAAAGAAACTGGCTTCGACGGCTATCTGTCGATGGAATGCGGCTTCCACCAACGCGGCATCGAGCCGGACTGGGTGGCACGCGTCTCTCTCGAATACCTCAAGCCGCTGGTCGATGCGGCCAACGCCGCGGCGCCCCGCTAA
- a CDS encoding Gfo/Idh/MocA family protein, with protein MKKLNVALIGTGFMGKAHSIATAVVPILFGAPIEIERKVIVDIDEEMAQKASKQYGFAEYATDWREVVSRPDIDIVDICTPNDTHAEIAIAAAKAGKHVMCEKPMSMTVAEAEAMLAAANETGVVTMVSYNYRHTPALQMAKRLIDEGRIGDILTFRGYYLQDWGADPNAPLSWRFNKAKAGSGTLGDIGTHVIDAARLLVGEFASVNAIVKTFIPERPLPLGRFFGQSGAASSEKGKVDVDDTALTLIKFTNGAHGSIEVTRNSWGHHNQLGFEIHGTKGSIAFDYQRLNELRVAFADDPADAFGFRTIYSGPNQPFGDKLWPVAGMGQGYIDIKSIEWFNFLKAIAENKPASPDFKDGVQIERIAEAILVSGEKGAWEDIEQSAA; from the coding sequence TTGAAAAAGCTGAACGTTGCATTGATTGGTACAGGCTTCATGGGCAAGGCCCATTCGATTGCCACCGCGGTGGTGCCAATTCTCTTCGGTGCGCCGATCGAGATCGAACGCAAGGTCATCGTCGACATCGACGAGGAGATGGCGCAGAAGGCATCCAAACAGTATGGGTTTGCAGAATATGCGACCGACTGGCGCGAGGTCGTCTCGCGCCCCGACATCGATATCGTCGATATCTGCACTCCGAATGATACGCACGCCGAGATCGCGATCGCAGCCGCCAAGGCCGGCAAGCACGTGATGTGCGAAAAGCCGATGTCGATGACGGTTGCGGAAGCGGAGGCGATGCTTGCTGCGGCAAACGAGACTGGCGTAGTGACGATGGTCTCCTACAACTATCGTCACACGCCGGCCCTGCAGATGGCCAAGCGCCTGATTGACGAGGGGCGCATTGGCGACATCCTTACTTTCCGGGGCTACTACCTACAGGATTGGGGCGCTGATCCGAATGCCCCTCTGTCTTGGCGCTTCAACAAGGCAAAGGCCGGATCAGGTACGCTCGGGGACATCGGGACGCATGTGATCGATGCGGCGCGCCTTCTGGTCGGCGAGTTCGCCTCGGTCAACGCTATCGTCAAGACCTTCATTCCGGAACGGCCCTTGCCTCTCGGGCGGTTCTTTGGCCAAAGTGGTGCTGCCTCCTCGGAAAAGGGCAAGGTCGATGTCGATGATACCGCGCTCACCCTGATCAAGTTTACCAACGGCGCGCACGGCAGCATCGAAGTGACGCGCAATTCCTGGGGCCACCATAACCAGCTTGGCTTCGAAATCCACGGCACGAAAGGCTCAATCGCCTTCGATTACCAGCGCCTCAATGAGCTTCGCGTAGCCTTTGCCGACGACCCGGCCGACGCCTTCGGCTTCCGTACGATCTATTCAGGGCCGAACCAGCCGTTCGGCGACAAACTGTGGCCGGTTGCAGGCATGGGGCAGGGCTATATCGATATCAAATCGATCGAATGGTTCAACTTCCTCAAGGCCATTGCCGAGAATAAGCCGGCGTCGCCTGACTTCAAGGACGGCGTGCAGATCGAGCGCATTGCCGAAGCCATTCTCGTCTCGGGAGAGAAGGGCGCTTGGGAAGATATCGAGCAGTCTGCTGCCTGA
- a CDS encoding CBASS cGAMP-activated phospholipase, producing MTYQPPRRSDGTLQQTRKKEPWPEGRIFRILSIDGGGIKGIFSASYLAEIERRFLDGQSIAGHFDMITGTSTGGIIALALGAGMTARQAAEIYTERGSLIFPKGNRIFDLPHWLRRPKHDQSVLKDELLKVFGDRLLDDATTRLVIPSFEGRYGEPYIYKTPHHPDYKKDRHAKAAHVALHTSAAPGYYPGVENDGHIMIDGGIWANNPVMNAVVDVLACYDLPRESIRVLSIGTGDEVLGLDEGVRNGGLLRWIFPGSGKAPMIFRAAAKAQSHNALGQAYLLVGKQNVVRIDPPESENPIGLDDVERAVTELPRLARSHAEATGHYVNQIFLGDAADRFVKCALSSVRTDAAD from the coding sequence ATGACCTACCAGCCGCCTCGCCGTTCAGACGGCACCCTTCAGCAGACGCGAAAGAAGGAGCCGTGGCCTGAAGGCCGGATCTTCCGCATCCTGTCGATCGACGGTGGCGGCATCAAGGGCATCTTTAGCGCATCCTACCTCGCCGAGATCGAACGGCGTTTTCTGGACGGGCAGTCGATTGCGGGTCACTTCGACATGATCACCGGCACGTCGACCGGCGGCATCATCGCCCTGGCACTGGGCGCCGGGATGACGGCCCGACAGGCTGCCGAGATCTACACCGAGCGTGGATCCCTGATCTTTCCGAAGGGCAACAGGATCTTCGATCTCCCGCACTGGCTGCGGCGCCCCAAGCACGATCAGAGCGTCCTGAAGGATGAATTGCTCAAGGTCTTCGGTGACCGCCTGCTCGATGACGCGACGACGCGTCTGGTCATACCGAGCTTCGAGGGGCGCTATGGCGAGCCCTATATCTACAAGACCCCGCACCACCCGGACTACAAGAAGGACCGACACGCGAAGGCCGCGCACGTCGCGCTCCATACGTCGGCTGCTCCGGGCTACTATCCGGGGGTGGAGAATGACGGCCATATTATGATCGACGGGGGCATCTGGGCGAACAACCCCGTCATGAACGCCGTGGTCGATGTGCTTGCCTGCTACGATCTTCCGCGGGAGAGCATCCGTGTTTTGTCGATTGGCACGGGAGACGAGGTCCTAGGGCTGGACGAAGGCGTCCGAAACGGTGGGCTCCTGCGCTGGATCTTTCCGGGATCGGGCAAGGCGCCGATGATCTTTCGCGCGGCGGCGAAGGCCCAGTCTCACAACGCCCTTGGCCAGGCGTACCTTCTCGTCGGCAAGCAGAACGTCGTCCGCATCGATCCTCCGGAATCGGAAAATCCCATCGGCCTCGACGACGTCGAGCGTGCGGTGACGGAACTGCCCCGGCTGGCGCGTTCGCATGCTGAGGCGACCGGGCACTACGTCAACCAGATCTTCCTCGGCGACGCGGCGGACCGTTTCGTGAAGTGCGCGCTGTCAAGTGTCCGAACCGATGCTGCAGATTGA
- a CDS encoding SMODS domain-containing nucleotidyltransferase, whose product MTTSAYRGKNPFEDPLDRILAEIAISVQLPPSLHAKACQRYKTVREYLEGSTEFKDQIEHFYAQGSMAIDATISTRGTDDEYDIDIVAQLGGRYRNMTPLAILHALAAALRDYPVQKIVQQTRCVTLFYADNMHLDVTPALRDYGTTDRQSAITHAKGPLPSNNDCMVSMNAYGHAEWYKAPHTE is encoded by the coding sequence ATGACTACATCCGCATACAGGGGTAAGAACCCCTTCGAAGATCCGCTTGATCGCATCCTGGCTGAAATCGCCATCAGCGTTCAGTTGCCTCCGTCCCTCCATGCCAAGGCCTGCCAGCGCTACAAAACCGTGCGCGAGTATCTGGAAGGCTCGACCGAGTTCAAGGATCAGATCGAGCATTTCTATGCCCAGGGATCGATGGCCATCGACGCGACGATCTCCACGCGCGGCACCGACGACGAGTACGACATCGACATCGTCGCCCAGCTTGGCGGTCGCTATCGCAACATGACGCCGCTCGCGATCCTGCACGCGCTCGCCGCCGCCCTGCGTGACTATCCGGTTCAAAAGATCGTCCAGCAGACCCGCTGCGTGACGCTGTTCTACGCTGATAACATGCATCTCGACGTGACACCGGCGCTTCGCGATTACGGTACCACCGACCGTCAGTCGGCGATTACCCATGCGAAGGGGCCGCTGCCGTCCAACAACGACTGTATGGTTTCGATGAATGCCTACGGGCATGCCGAATGGTACAAGGCGCCGCACACCGAATGA